One Amorphoplanes digitatis genomic window carries:
- a CDS encoding YhjD/YihY/BrkB family envelope integrity protein yields the protein MNGERPQPPGPGLKERLLRSALDRGAGLLSRAESSLPLRCLRRFAAINGRDRSLVLGGQAFTALIPLLIVVAAAASGRGPTALADRLAARFHVTGSSAQAIRTLFERPPGATGAFTVLGIVVLLFSLLNLTRSLQRTYESAWRLPAIGVRGTLNGVTAVGLLISSLLVLSLLVGLLRQVPAGTAFAVVLRVVMSTAIWLLLQYLLLSRRVQLRRLLPGSVVAGVGGALLNLYSAVWMPRVIESNADRYGIIGITFALLTWLILVCVCVVVAAVIGAEMGGAPEHPGRRWPAALFVRAAEVPGQPDDDAL from the coding sequence ATGAACGGCGAGCGACCGCAACCGCCCGGGCCGGGTCTCAAGGAGCGTCTGCTCCGGTCCGCCCTGGACCGCGGGGCGGGCCTGCTGTCGCGGGCCGAGTCCTCGCTGCCGCTGCGCTGCCTGAGACGCTTCGCGGCCATCAACGGCCGCGACAGGTCACTCGTGCTGGGCGGCCAGGCGTTCACCGCCCTCATCCCGCTGCTGATCGTGGTGGCCGCGGCGGCCTCCGGCCGGGGCCCGACGGCGCTGGCCGACCGGCTGGCCGCGCGGTTCCACGTCACCGGCTCCTCGGCACAGGCCATCCGCACGCTCTTCGAGCGTCCGCCCGGCGCCACCGGGGCGTTCACCGTCCTCGGCATTGTCGTGCTGCTGTTCTCCCTGCTGAACCTGACCCGGTCGCTTCAGCGCACGTACGAGTCCGCGTGGCGGCTGCCGGCGATCGGCGTGCGGGGGACGCTCAACGGGGTGACCGCCGTCGGGCTGCTGATCAGCTCGCTGCTGGTGCTGTCGCTGCTTGTCGGCCTGCTGCGTCAGGTGCCGGCCGGCACCGCGTTCGCGGTCGTCCTGCGGGTGGTCATGTCCACGGCGATCTGGCTGCTGTTGCAGTACCTGCTGCTGTCCCGGCGGGTCCAGCTCCGGCGGCTGCTGCCGGGCTCGGTGGTGGCCGGGGTCGGCGGCGCGCTGCTGAACCTGTACTCGGCGGTGTGGATGCCCCGGGTGATCGAGAGCAACGCCGACCGCTACGGGATCATCGGAATCACGTTCGCGCTGCTGACCTGGCTGATTCTGGTCTGCGTCTGCGTGGTCGTCGCCGCCGTCATCGGCGCCGAGATGGGCGGCGCACCCGAGCACCCCGGCCGGCGCTGGCCGGCGGCGCTGTTCGTCCGGGCCGCCGAGGTACCCGGCCAGCCGGACGACGACGCGCTGTGA
- a CDS encoding DUF6325 family protein: MFCLLGSVRGLSSAAGMLRDSQSHRRPRRRFPSSSGPDERNAGRIRPTAFSPAGGEGPGAAVGQREVWLSKLTGRAEMTDDLDEMGPIDYIVVEFPGNRMTGKGLPLLVDLHDRGIIRILDLLFIRKELDGSVAGLAIADLDHDGELDLAVFEGASSGLLGSEDMHHAGSVLEPGSSAGILVYENRWAGPFASAIRHGGGRLVASGRIPIQEALAALEASEVSA; the protein is encoded by the coding sequence ATGTTCTGCCTCCTGGGCTCGGTTCGCGGCCTTTCGTCCGCAGCCGGGATGCTGCGCGACAGTCAGTCCCACCGTCGCCCGCGCCGAAGGTTCCCGTCGTCATCCGGCCCGGATGAGCGCAATGCCGGCCGCATCCGGCCGACCGCCTTTTCACCCGCTGGGGGTGAAGGACCGGGAGCCGCTGTCGGGCAGCGTGAGGTCTGGTTGTCCAAGCTGACCGGAAGGGCTGAAATGACAGACGATCTCGATGAGATGGGCCCGATCGACTACATCGTGGTGGAGTTTCCCGGGAACCGCATGACCGGCAAGGGTCTGCCGCTACTTGTCGATCTGCACGATCGCGGCATCATCCGGATCCTCGACCTGCTGTTCATCCGCAAGGAACTCGACGGCTCGGTGGCCGGCCTGGCGATCGCGGACCTGGACCACGACGGCGAGCTCGACCTCGCCGTCTTCGAGGGGGCGAGCTCGGGCCTGCTCGGCTCCGAGGACATGCACCACGCCGGTTCCGTGCTCGAACCGGGCAGTTCGGCCGGGATCCTCGTGTACGAGAACAGGTGGGCCGGGCCGTTCGCGTCGGCGATCCGCCACGGCGGGGGAAGGCTTGTCGCGAGCGGACGGATACCCATCCAGGAAGCACTCGCCGCGCTGGAAGCCTCCGAAGTCTCCGCCTGA
- a CDS encoding MFS transporter has translation MTEGTSTAGPGPATAHGRRLAILLAMAMFVLVVDTSLMNVSIASVVRDLDTTVSGVQAAIALEALVSAAFILIGGKVGDLIGRKRAYVLGLLGYATGALAMALAQSLSTIIIFWAVLGGIGASLLLPGMQSLIHGNFAGAEQKRVYALVGAAAAIAAAVGPLLGGFITTYLSWRIAFLGEVVIIAVVLSGIGIVRDVPYTGPRDIDVAGACLSVVGMGGIVLGILVWQEGGESVVALLAIGAAAMAGLVYWLLRRKRRGQPALLDPDLFRSKIFRLGITQQMLQQIALGGTMIALPIYLQMVLEYNAMQAGLSLAPLSLSMFAVALLAGKKAGDRRPSGIVRWGFLLLTAGLLLLVPIVPRAEFGWGLVPPLLIAGSGLGLLVSQLNNYTLAPISQERVSEAASANSAAGSFGLSFGLAFAGAVMLATLSITFTAMAQASTVLPPAEQQRVAQVLEEDAQVMTNTQLGELLAGQPQQVQDEIIRINTEARPFALQVALLIPILAGLLGLFNSFRMMRLPDPVASGPAEETLIG, from the coding sequence ATGACCGAGGGAACGAGCACCGCCGGTCCCGGGCCAGCGACCGCACATGGGCGACGGCTGGCGATCCTGCTGGCCATGGCGATGTTCGTGCTGGTCGTCGACACCTCATTGATGAACGTGTCGATCGCCTCGGTGGTGCGGGACCTGGATACGACCGTGAGCGGGGTGCAGGCGGCGATCGCGCTCGAGGCGCTGGTGTCGGCCGCGTTCATCCTGATCGGCGGCAAGGTCGGCGACCTCATCGGCCGCAAGCGGGCGTACGTGCTGGGCCTGCTCGGCTACGCCACCGGTGCCCTCGCGATGGCGCTCGCGCAGAGCCTGTCGACGATCATCATCTTCTGGGCGGTGCTCGGCGGCATCGGGGCCTCGCTCCTGCTGCCCGGCATGCAGTCGCTGATTCACGGCAACTTCGCCGGCGCGGAGCAGAAGCGGGTGTACGCCCTGGTCGGCGCCGCGGCCGCGATCGCCGCCGCGGTCGGTCCGCTGCTCGGCGGCTTCATCACCACCTATCTCTCCTGGCGCATCGCGTTCCTCGGCGAGGTCGTCATCATCGCGGTGGTGCTCTCCGGCATCGGCATCGTCCGCGACGTGCCGTACACCGGGCCCCGCGACATCGACGTCGCCGGCGCGTGCCTGTCCGTCGTGGGGATGGGCGGCATCGTGCTGGGCATCCTGGTGTGGCAGGAGGGCGGCGAGTCCGTGGTCGCGCTGCTGGCGATCGGCGCCGCCGCGATGGCCGGGCTGGTCTACTGGCTGCTGCGGCGCAAGCGCCGCGGTCAGCCGGCGCTGCTGGATCCGGACCTGTTCCGGTCCAAGATCTTCCGGCTGGGCATCACGCAGCAGATGCTCCAGCAGATCGCCCTGGGCGGGACGATGATCGCGCTGCCGATCTACCTCCAGATGGTGCTCGAGTACAACGCGATGCAGGCCGGCCTCTCCCTCGCGCCGCTCTCGCTCAGCATGTTCGCGGTGGCGTTGCTCGCCGGCAAGAAGGCGGGCGACCGCCGCCCGAGCGGCATCGTCCGGTGGGGATTCCTGCTGCTCACGGCGGGCCTCCTGCTGCTCGTCCCGATCGTGCCCCGTGCTGAGTTCGGCTGGGGCCTGGTGCCGCCCCTGCTGATCGCCGGCAGCGGCCTCGGCCTGCTGGTGTCCCAGCTCAACAACTACACGCTCGCCCCGATCTCGCAGGAGCGGGTGAGCGAGGCCGCCAGCGCGAACTCGGCGGCCGGGTCGTTCGGGCTGTCGTTCGGGCTGGCGTTCGCCGGCGCCGTCATGCTGGCGACCCTGTCGATCACCTTCACCGCGATGGCGCAGGCCAGCACCGTGCTCCCGCCCGCCGAACAGCAGCGCGTCGCGCAGGTGCTGGAGGAGGACGCCCAGGTCATGACCAACACCCAGCTCGGTGAGCTGCTCGCCGGCCAGCCGCAGCAGGTGCAGGACGAGATCATCCGCATCAACACGGAGGCGCGCCCGTTCGCCCTTCAGGTGGCCCTACTCATCCCGATCCTCGCCGGGCTCCTCGGGCTGTTCAACTCGTTCCGCATGATGCGCCTGCCCGATCCCGTGGCGTCGGGCCCCGCCGAGGAAACGCTCATCGGCTGA
- a CDS encoding SGNH/GDSL hydrolase family protein, translating to MRYVAIGDSFTEGMGDELPDGSVRGWADLVAAGLAAELTGEVSYANLAIRGRLLEPIVAGQLEAALALTPAPTLITLNGGGNDMMRPGTDMSRLVELLERAIRRCAEAGVRLVVLSGADPSARLPFGRSMRRKGELLTAATVELTERYHIEMVDVFRDAEIRGAAYWSADRLHLNAAGHQRVAGLVLTALGHARAAHVVAPGPREGRQVLAEARYYREHVLPWVNRRLRGRSSGDDRTGKYLDWTPIGTA from the coding sequence ATGCGGTACGTGGCGATCGGCGACAGCTTCACCGAGGGCATGGGCGACGAGCTGCCCGACGGATCGGTGCGCGGCTGGGCCGACCTGGTGGCCGCGGGGCTGGCCGCCGAGCTGACCGGGGAGGTGAGCTACGCCAACCTGGCGATCCGCGGCCGCCTGCTCGAGCCGATCGTGGCCGGCCAGCTGGAGGCGGCGCTCGCGCTGACGCCCGCGCCGACGCTCATCACGCTCAACGGTGGCGGCAACGACATGATGCGGCCCGGCACCGACATGTCCCGCCTCGTCGAGCTCCTCGAACGGGCGATCCGGCGGTGCGCCGAGGCCGGCGTACGGCTGGTGGTGCTCAGCGGCGCGGACCCCTCGGCCCGGCTGCCGTTCGGGCGGTCCATGCGCCGCAAGGGTGAGCTGCTCACCGCCGCGACCGTCGAGCTGACCGAGCGTTACCACATCGAGATGGTCGACGTCTTCCGCGACGCCGAGATCCGCGGCGCCGCCTACTGGTCGGCGGACCGGCTGCACCTCAACGCCGCCGGGCACCAGCGGGTGGCGGGCCTGGTGCTCACCGCGCTGGGCCACGCCCGCGCCGCGCACGTCGTCGCGCCGGGGCCGCGCGAGGGGCGCCAGGTGCTCGCCGAGGCCCGCTACTACCGCGAGCACGTCCTGCCGTGGGTGAACCGGCGCCTGCGCGGTCGCTCGTCCGGCGACGACCGCACCGGCAAGTACCTCGACTGGACCCCGATCGGGACCGCGTGA
- a CDS encoding SHOCT domain-containing protein, which yields MPGLLRGVARTAVIAGTATSVSNRVSRRQAGRWAAKEQQQQAYAAPPPQQAYAAPPPQQAYAAPPADSMDDKLAQLKQLGELKAQGLLTEAEFEVQKRRILG from the coding sequence ATGCCAGGTCTACTTCGCGGTGTCGCCCGCACCGCCGTCATCGCCGGGACGGCCACCAGCGTCTCCAACCGCGTCTCGCGCCGGCAGGCCGGGCGCTGGGCGGCCAAGGAGCAGCAACAGCAGGCCTACGCCGCGCCGCCACCCCAGCAGGCCTACGCCGCGCCGCCGCCCCAGCAGGCCTACGCCGCGCCGCCGGCCGACTCGATGGACGACAAGCTCGCCCAGCTCAAGCAGCTCGGAGAGCTGAAGGCGCAGGGGCTGCTGACCGAGGCGGAGTTCGAGGTCCAGAAGCGGCGCATCCTGGGCTGA
- a CDS encoding helix-turn-helix transcriptional regulator → MTIRADTALVPTAAAAPTAESDPLLASKFAVPKTPPFTVERERLHSRLSRAVANPMTVVTGPPGSGKTQLVASWVSAGGAPGPVIWIALEEGDDEPGVFWSYLVEGFHRSGIKLSPAIEEAAHRGTIGRSLLARLAADLAAQHSAVVLVLDSVSVLAGRRLGDDLDALLRHADQHLRVVLVGRWDPPLPLYRYRLAGTLSEIRGDDLAFTAVETAALLAGHGVHLPDWALRSLVERTEGWAAGIRLFAMAMERCGDAEDLVITIAGDDANIAEYFLGEVLSAQPPEIRDFVLRTSIVDDFTPDLADVLTGRNDARQILAVMERANAFVQPVAERSTVHRYHRLFAELLRAQLTYEEPERVPHLHRRAAAWFVAHGRSADAIRHTVAAGDWEHACALVVRDLGIGRLVACGDADRLGKLFRDMPAGLDGPEPALVAAAQRLAAADPDEAEQHLAQVADLVGDDGPEQNLPLRLAAAILEAGAAAMRHDVPRALRAADAAEALMAQAPPERVDAHPELRTILRYWRGLSQIWAGDLGDAVVTLTDAVKTAPPSGCEGVRLACLQQLALADVYLGRLRDASDTAGQAAQLAGRCHTPSPQSRATSVVLAWVAGERWAVPVAWRHLRDAEAVPDAGQDAMATVAVALVRSRLLSGRGELRAAARVLGELPTGDGGALPAWLEREVALSRAHLAVVMDRPDEALAAAGAVDDPSSPRAAVVSAAALVARGETRAGAELLTPIVEAAAAPGPTLIEAWLVKAIAASEQGETNVVRDCLRQALALAAPDGHRRVFHEAGPRLRQLLRSDPELAAAYQSIGSTAPPQPRARPSAAPAEQSTPIVVDPLSERELEVLRHLAALLGTEEIAEAMYLSVNTVKTHVRSILRKLAASRRNEAVRRARELGLV, encoded by the coding sequence GTGACGATTCGTGCCGATACCGCCCTGGTTCCTACGGCTGCCGCAGCCCCGACCGCCGAGAGCGACCCACTGCTCGCCTCCAAGTTCGCCGTACCCAAGACCCCGCCGTTCACGGTGGAGCGGGAACGACTGCACAGCCGCCTGTCCAGGGCGGTCGCCAACCCCATGACGGTGGTGACCGGCCCGCCGGGCAGCGGAAAGACGCAGCTGGTCGCCTCCTGGGTGTCCGCCGGGGGAGCGCCGGGACCGGTCATCTGGATCGCCCTCGAGGAGGGCGACGACGAGCCGGGTGTCTTCTGGTCCTACCTGGTCGAGGGTTTCCACCGCAGCGGCATCAAGCTGTCGCCGGCGATCGAGGAGGCGGCGCACCGCGGGACGATCGGCAGATCGCTGCTCGCCCGCCTGGCGGCCGACCTCGCCGCACAGCACAGCGCCGTCGTGCTGGTTCTCGACAGCGTCTCCGTGCTCGCCGGCCGGCGCCTCGGCGACGACCTCGACGCGCTGCTCCGGCACGCCGATCAGCACCTGCGGGTGGTCCTGGTCGGCCGCTGGGATCCACCGCTGCCCCTGTACCGCTACCGCCTCGCCGGGACGCTGAGCGAGATCCGCGGCGACGACCTCGCGTTCACCGCCGTCGAGACCGCTGCGCTGCTGGCCGGCCACGGCGTGCACCTGCCGGACTGGGCGCTGCGCTCGCTCGTCGAACGCACCGAGGGGTGGGCCGCTGGCATCCGGTTGTTCGCCATGGCCATGGAGCGGTGCGGCGACGCCGAGGACCTCGTCATCACCATCGCCGGCGACGACGCGAACATCGCCGAGTACTTCCTCGGCGAGGTGCTGTCCGCCCAGCCGCCCGAGATCCGGGACTTCGTCCTGCGTACCAGCATCGTCGACGACTTCACGCCGGACCTGGCCGACGTGCTGACCGGACGGAACGACGCACGGCAGATCCTGGCGGTGATGGAGCGGGCCAACGCGTTCGTGCAGCCGGTCGCCGAGCGATCGACGGTGCACCGCTACCACCGCCTCTTCGCGGAACTGCTGCGGGCGCAGCTGACCTACGAGGAGCCCGAGCGGGTGCCGCACCTGCACCGCCGCGCCGCGGCCTGGTTCGTCGCGCACGGGCGCTCCGCCGACGCGATCCGGCACACGGTCGCCGCCGGCGACTGGGAGCACGCCTGCGCCCTTGTGGTGCGGGACCTGGGCATCGGCCGGCTGGTCGCCTGCGGCGACGCCGACCGCCTCGGCAAGCTGTTCCGTGACATGCCGGCCGGGCTGGACGGGCCGGAGCCGGCCCTGGTGGCGGCCGCACAGCGGCTCGCCGCCGCCGACCCGGACGAGGCGGAACAACACCTGGCGCAGGTCGCGGACCTGGTCGGCGACGACGGGCCGGAACAGAACCTGCCGCTGCGGCTCGCCGCCGCGATCCTCGAGGCCGGCGCGGCCGCCATGCGGCACGACGTGCCGCGGGCCCTGCGTGCCGCGGACGCGGCCGAGGCGCTCATGGCGCAGGCGCCGCCGGAACGCGTCGACGCCCACCCGGAGCTGCGCACGATCCTGCGGTACTGGCGGGGCCTGTCCCAGATCTGGGCGGGCGACCTCGGCGACGCCGTCGTGACGCTCACCGACGCCGTCAAGACCGCGCCGCCGTCGGGCTGCGAGGGCGTGCGGCTCGCCTGCCTGCAACAGCTCGCGCTGGCCGACGTCTACCTCGGACGCCTGCGGGACGCCTCCGACACGGCCGGCCAGGCGGCCCAGCTTGCCGGCCGGTGCCACACGCCGTCGCCGCAGTCGCGCGCCACCTCGGTGGTGCTCGCCTGGGTGGCCGGCGAGCGCTGGGCGGTGCCGGTCGCGTGGCGCCACCTGCGGGACGCCGAGGCGGTTCCCGACGCGGGCCAGGACGCCATGGCAACGGTCGCGGTCGCCCTCGTGCGGTCGCGCCTGCTCAGCGGCCGGGGCGAGCTGCGGGCCGCGGCCCGCGTCCTCGGCGAGCTGCCCACCGGCGACGGCGGGGCCCTGCCGGCGTGGCTCGAGCGGGAGGTCGCCCTGAGCCGGGCGCATCTCGCCGTGGTCATGGACCGGCCGGACGAGGCGCTGGCCGCCGCCGGTGCCGTGGACGATCCGTCGTCACCGCGTGCCGCCGTGGTGAGCGCCGCCGCGCTCGTGGCGCGTGGCGAGACCCGGGCGGGCGCCGAGCTGCTCACGCCCATCGTCGAGGCGGCCGCGGCGCCGGGGCCGACCCTGATCGAGGCCTGGCTGGTCAAGGCGATCGCGGCGAGCGAGCAGGGCGAGACGAACGTCGTCCGCGACTGCCTGCGGCAGGCGCTGGCGCTCGCCGCACCCGACGGCCATCGGCGCGTCTTCCACGAGGCCGGTCCGCGGCTGCGCCAGCTGTTGCGCAGCGACCCCGAGCTGGCGGCGGCCTACCAGTCGATCGGCTCGACCGCGCCGCCGCAGCCCCGCGCGCGGCCCAGCGCCGCGCCGGCCGAGCAGAGCACGCCGATCGTGGTCGACCCGCTCAGCGAGCGGGAGCTGGAGGTGCTCCGGCACCTCGCGGCGCTGCTGGGCACGGAGGAGATCGCCGAGGCGATGTACCTCTCCGTGAACACGGTGAAGACGCACGTCCGCAGCATCCTCCGCAAGCTGGCCGCTTCGCGGCGCAACGAGGCCGTTCGCCGGGCCCGCGAGCTCGGGCTGGTCTGA
- a CDS encoding LuxR C-terminal-related transcriptional regulator, with protein sequence MGDRGRNTRIAGAPSRIAGPAGLLTAKLAVPPLPRAFVPRPRLTDRLTEGAEGEATLVSGGPGAGKTLLVAGWAEAGRAPGPVAWLALDACDNDPASFWSYVLGAIRGTGAVPERSPLARMIPGPRLDEAFVRRLAAGIAALTCPVVLVLDDLHEIGNPRILRSLAFLLRHPLGRLRLVITTRADRVPALHRPRIRAGLTELRAAELDFTPEEANRLLAAHDLRLPPTELEALHERTEGWATGLRLAAGFLGVRDPARRAGEFAGTEPAVADYLMSEVLVGEPPEVQQFLRQTSVAERVSGELAEALTGQPRGQQVLERLARANALVTRVAGRPEWFRYHPLLRDLLRYRLRLETPELATDLNRTAAYWFAGVDDGPAAVGHAVAAGDWPLVGRLVVTVVGARIDSAHRRPLADQLALVPASRLSATAGLALCGALLAHDRGEYDVVPAQVARARATLADEDADLRLPAEILARALDAALARARGDMTALADTTAEALNVLADVSTAQLPGARHYRATAFTNTGVGLFWTGRLGAAHTRLRSGMAVAQHAGAELTQLDAMAHLALVEAERGLLRDGSGHARGGLALAEGAWRSAPQAVPAHLALALINLERHHLGEAVAALENAAVAQRPEPEPVPYLALRAVEIRVLLAHGELDAARLAARRLEEEADAGRTPTTLARWLALAEADLDLAAGEPEKLIRRVRRPGAAARMFPRLWTRVARAHLTLGAFDAAEAALAPIHVSAPDIGSAVEAWLLTALVADELRQNSRSVDAFSRAVALAEAQEMRGPFVGVGLPRLAAFLERYQWLTPHSSHFVGELLGDAMAEPARAESAWGQDSEELTERELDVLRYLPTMLRNQDIAGQMYVSVNTVKAHLRSLYRKLGVTQRREAVDRARELGLI encoded by the coding sequence ATGGGTGATCGGGGTAGGAACACGCGGATCGCGGGTGCGCCGTCCCGCATCGCCGGCCCGGCAGGGCTGCTCACGGCCAAGCTCGCCGTGCCGCCGCTGCCGCGTGCGTTCGTACCGCGGCCGCGCCTCACCGACCGGCTCACCGAGGGCGCCGAGGGCGAGGCGACGCTGGTGAGCGGGGGACCGGGCGCGGGCAAGACCCTGCTCGTCGCCGGCTGGGCCGAGGCCGGCCGGGCTCCCGGACCCGTGGCCTGGCTCGCCCTCGACGCCTGCGACAACGATCCCGCCTCCTTCTGGTCCTACGTGCTCGGCGCGATCCGCGGCACCGGTGCGGTGCCCGAGCGCAGTCCGCTGGCGCGGATGATTCCCGGCCCGCGCCTCGACGAGGCCTTCGTGCGCCGGCTCGCCGCCGGGATCGCCGCGCTCACGTGCCCCGTGGTGCTGGTCCTCGACGATCTGCACGAGATCGGCAATCCGCGGATCCTGCGGTCGCTTGCCTTTCTCCTGCGCCACCCCCTCGGCCGGCTGCGGCTGGTGATCACCACCCGGGCGGACCGGGTGCCGGCGCTGCACCGCCCGCGGATCCGGGCAGGGCTGACCGAGCTGCGCGCCGCGGAGCTGGACTTCACCCCGGAGGAGGCGAACAGGCTCCTGGCCGCGCACGATCTGCGGCTACCGCCCACCGAGCTCGAGGCGCTGCACGAACGCACCGAGGGCTGGGCCACCGGCCTGCGCCTCGCCGCCGGATTCCTCGGCGTACGGGACCCGGCGCGGCGGGCCGGTGAGTTCGCCGGGACCGAGCCGGCGGTCGCCGACTACCTGATGTCCGAGGTCCTGGTCGGCGAGCCGCCCGAGGTGCAGCAGTTCCTGAGGCAGACCTCCGTCGCGGAGCGGGTCTCCGGCGAGCTGGCCGAGGCGCTCACCGGGCAGCCGCGCGGGCAGCAGGTCCTCGAACGCCTGGCGCGCGCGAACGCGCTGGTGACCAGGGTGGCGGGCCGGCCGGAGTGGTTCCGGTACCACCCCCTGCTGCGGGACCTGCTGCGGTACCGGCTGCGGCTCGAGACACCCGAACTCGCCACGGACCTGAATCGCACGGCGGCGTACTGGTTCGCCGGCGTCGACGACGGGCCGGCCGCGGTCGGGCACGCGGTCGCGGCGGGGGACTGGCCGCTCGTCGGCCGCCTTGTGGTGACCGTCGTCGGCGCCCGGATCGACTCGGCGCACCGCCGGCCCCTCGCCGACCAGCTGGCGCTGGTGCCGGCGAGCCGGCTCTCGGCCACCGCGGGCCTCGCACTCTGCGGCGCGCTGCTCGCACACGACCGCGGGGAGTACGACGTCGTGCCGGCACAGGTCGCCCGGGCCCGGGCGACCCTCGCCGACGAGGACGCGGACCTGCGGCTGCCGGCCGAGATCCTGGCCCGCGCGCTCGACGCGGCGCTGGCCCGCGCGCGCGGCGACATGACGGCGCTCGCCGACACGACCGCCGAGGCCCTGAACGTGCTCGCGGACGTGTCGACGGCGCAGCTGCCCGGCGCGCGTCACTACCGGGCGACCGCCTTCACCAACACCGGCGTCGGGCTGTTCTGGACGGGGCGCCTCGGCGCGGCACACACCCGGCTGCGATCGGGGATGGCGGTGGCGCAGCACGCCGGCGCGGAGCTCACCCAGCTCGACGCGATGGCACACCTGGCCCTGGTGGAGGCGGAGCGCGGCCTGCTGCGGGACGGGTCCGGGCACGCGCGCGGCGGCCTCGCGCTGGCGGAGGGCGCCTGGCGCTCGGCGCCGCAGGCGGTACCCGCCCACCTGGCGCTGGCCCTGATCAACCTCGAACGGCACCACCTGGGCGAGGCCGTCGCGGCCCTCGAGAACGCCGCCGTGGCGCAGCGCCCGGAGCCCGAACCGGTGCCGTACCTCGCCCTGCGGGCGGTGGAGATCCGGGTCCTGCTCGCGCACGGCGAGCTGGACGCGGCGCGGCTGGCGGCCCGGCGCCTCGAGGAGGAGGCCGACGCCGGCCGGACGCCCACCACCCTGGCCCGGTGGCTCGCGCTCGCGGAGGCCGACCTCGACCTCGCGGCGGGCGAGCCCGAGAAGCTGATCCGGCGGGTCCGCCGGCCCGGCGCGGCCGCGCGGATGTTCCCGCGGCTGTGGACCCGCGTCGCGCGGGCACACCTCACGCTCGGGGCGTTCGACGCCGCGGAGGCGGCGCTCGCCCCGATACACGTCTCGGCGCCCGACATCGGCTCGGCCGTCGAGGCCTGGCTGCTCACCGCGCTGGTGGCGGACGAGCTGCGGCAGAACAGCCGCTCGGTCGACGCGTTCTCCCGCGCCGTCGCCCTGGCGGAGGCGCAGGAGATGCGCGGGCCGTTCGTCGGCGTCGGCCTGCCCCGGCTCGCGGCCTTTCTCGAGCGCTATCAGTGGCTTACTCCGCACAGTTCGCACTTTGTCGGTGAGCTTCTCGGCGACGCGATGGCCGAGCCGGCCCGGGCCGAATCGGCCTGGGGGCAGGACAGCGAAGAGCTCACGGAGCGCGAATTGGACGTGTTACGTTATCTACCAACAATGCTGAGAAATCAGGACATAGCAGGACAGATGTATGTCTCGGTGAATACAGTGAAAGCGCACCTCAGGTCGCTCTACCGTAAGCTTGGAGTTACGCAGCGTCGTGAAGCGGTTGATCGGGCAAGGGAATTGGGTCTCATATAG
- a CDS encoding YihY/virulence factor BrkB family protein codes for MSGGTGSRLSEFGSGCVRRLDALQRRHRFLGLPVAVVRKYFDDGGPRMAALITYYGFLSLFPLMLLATAAVTATLQSRPDLQQRVLDHLVRPELQPEVEQALARLPPSGVPLAVGLIGLLFAGTGGVLAVYFALNRIWGVPWRDRFGLTRQYVRAVSVMILTFVCALLAAASALITDSLLRLPTVQRSASAVATVAALFAVLTLTHKVLVCRPLRVADIWAGGVLGALVVTALLRTATSVLPALVARAGPVYGSFATVVGVFTLLYLISQTLVLSIEVSAVLEGRLSPRSLTGSVPNAADRRALALLGRQQERVAGQVVTTTFAAAKPTAEE; via the coding sequence ATGAGCGGTGGAACCGGATCCCGCCTCAGCGAGTTCGGATCCGGTTGCGTCCGGCGGCTGGACGCCCTGCAGCGCCGGCACCGGTTCCTCGGCCTGCCCGTCGCGGTAGTGCGCAAGTACTTCGACGACGGCGGCCCCCGCATGGCGGCCCTGATCACCTACTACGGATTCCTCAGCCTGTTCCCCCTCATGCTGCTCGCCACCGCCGCGGTCACCGCGACGCTCCAGTCGCGCCCCGACCTGCAGCAGCGGGTGCTCGATCACCTCGTCCGGCCCGAGCTCCAGCCCGAGGTCGAGCAGGCCCTGGCCCGCCTCCCGCCGAGCGGGGTTCCGCTCGCCGTCGGTCTGATCGGCCTGCTGTTCGCCGGCACCGGCGGGGTGCTCGCCGTCTACTTCGCCCTGAACCGGATCTGGGGTGTCCCGTGGCGGGACCGGTTCGGCCTGACCCGTCAGTACGTGCGGGCGGTCTCCGTGATGATCCTGACGTTCGTCTGCGCCCTGCTGGCCGCCGCGTCGGCCCTGATCACCGACTCCCTCCTGCGACTGCCCACCGTCCAGCGCAGCGCCTCTGCCGTCGCCACCGTCGCCGCGCTCTTCGCCGTCCTCACCCTGACGCACAAGGTGCTGGTCTGCCGGCCGCTGCGCGTCGCCGACATCTGGGCGGGCGGCGTGCTCGGCGCCCTCGTCGTCACCGCCCTGCTCAGGACCGCGACGTCGGTCCTGCCCGCCCTGGTGGCCCGGGCCGGGCCCGTGTACGGCAGCTTCGCGACCGTGGTGGGTGTCTTCACCCTGCTGTACCTCATCAGCCAGACGCTGGTGCTGAGCATCGAGGTCTCGGCCGTCCTCGAGGGCCGGCTGTCGCCGCGCAGCCTCACCGGCAGCGTCCCCAACGCGGCGGACCGCCGGGCGCTCGCGCTGCTGGGCCGCCAGCAGGAGCGCGTCGCCGGCCAGGTGGTCACCACCACCTTCGCCGCGGCGAAGCCCACGGCCGAGGAGTAG